In Calothrix sp. PCC 7507, one DNA window encodes the following:
- a CDS encoding peptidase domain-containing ABC transporter, with the protein MKQMLGVEGNVSSEALDNGHGLLNDILFKLFPGNNDLVLKFSQAFEVREFHLGDQLSSHNILTTADKSVHPEQNYQGFYIVCQGQVRLVGFDMAAQREVAAVLLEAGETYGADELFDDRPLAYRAIAASTGIIAFISISKLYSWLDQLTQLVDYLHQVVVSRQTLLFFKTAVDLHKPKETQRTKEVVARQRLLSSHTLKKLLPYLVEIQIPAGAVISQSTPAKSGCFWLRNGQILSRENSSPPPSIGDRWGYPQQIPIDWIAETDLSVYKLSREYWETAQAIIPVLVDSEEATEGSRNHRPVASTIVYTQPQPSLNSEQPQLPPTESQPIAFPQPSKRRRALFGQRYPFIQQQSTSDCGAACLAMISQYWGKKFSINMLRNLSGVGRAGASLKSLATAAESLGFQARPVRASFNRLVDEKHPWLAHWQGDHYVVVYRVKSNQVIVSDPAVGRRKLSHQEFQDSWTGYALLLTPTPLLEKVPASKPSLGRFWGAFLPYRSMLVPIIAASLVLQVFGLVTPLFTQIILDQVVVQKSLSTLHVFVIGSLLFSLWRIGLVSIRQYMLDYFSNRVDLTLISGFITHALNLPLEFFATRHVGDIITRVQENQKIQLFLTRQAVGAWLDALMAIVYVGLMFYYNWQLSLLVLALLPPIILLTVFASPILRQVSREIFNEAAKQNSSLVEMLTGIATVKAAAAEKELRWLWEDHLTSTVNAQFRGQKLALGLQGISGLINTLGSTALLWYSSTLVIQNQLSIGQLVAFNMLIGNVIGPVLSLVGLWDELQEVMVSVERLDDIFNAQPEETPEQSMLVLPKLRGEVEFENVTFRYNPDDERNILQNISFVTHPGQTIAIVGRSGSGKSTLVSLLQGLYHPTKGRILVDGHDIRHVSPQSLRRQLGVVPQECFLFSGTILENITLYRPEYSLEEVIEVGKLAEAHAFIQSLPLGYNTKVGERGSTLSGGQRQRIAIARAILSNPRIIILDEATSSLDTESERRFQQNLQRISRDRTTFIIAHRLSTVRNADTILVIDRGIIVEHGTHENLIALRGLYYHLAQQQIDV; encoded by the coding sequence AACGTTTCTTCGGAAGCGTTAGACAACGGTCATGGACTTCTGAATGATATTCTCTTCAAGTTATTCCCTGGAAACAATGACTTGGTGCTGAAATTTAGCCAAGCTTTTGAAGTGAGAGAGTTTCATTTGGGAGATCAACTCAGTAGCCACAATATATTGACTACAGCAGACAAATCTGTTCATCCTGAACAAAACTACCAGGGTTTTTACATAGTTTGTCAAGGGCAAGTGCGATTGGTGGGTTTTGATATGGCTGCACAACGGGAAGTTGCAGCAGTGCTGCTGGAAGCGGGGGAAACCTATGGTGCAGATGAGCTATTTGACGATCGCCCATTAGCTTATCGAGCGATCGCCGCTAGCACGGGTATAATCGCCTTTATATCCATAAGCAAGCTCTATTCGTGGTTGGATCAACTGACTCAACTTGTAGACTATTTGCACCAAGTTGTAGTTTCTCGGCAAACTCTGCTGTTCTTCAAAACGGCTGTAGATTTGCACAAACCTAAAGAAACCCAGCGAACCAAGGAAGTAGTTGCACGTCAGAGATTACTCTCCAGCCACACTCTCAAAAAACTTTTACCTTATTTAGTAGAAATACAAATACCTGCTGGTGCGGTAATTTCTCAATCAACTCCTGCCAAAAGTGGCTGCTTTTGGCTACGCAATGGTCAAATTCTCAGTCGAGAAAACTCATCGCCGCCACCTAGTATAGGCGATCGCTGGGGATATCCTCAGCAGATACCAATTGATTGGATTGCCGAAACAGATTTATCAGTTTACAAGCTATCTAGAGAATATTGGGAAACTGCTCAAGCCATTATCCCAGTGTTAGTAGACTCCGAGGAGGCGACAGAGGGTAGCCGCAACCATCGCCCCGTCGCCTCAACGATAGTTTATACTCAGCCGCAACCATCGCTTAATTCAGAACAGCCACAATTACCGCCAACTGAATCTCAACCAATAGCCTTTCCCCAACCCAGCAAACGCCGTCGTGCTTTATTCGGCCAACGCTATCCTTTCATTCAACAACAAAGTACTTCTGATTGTGGTGCAGCTTGCTTGGCCATGATCTCCCAGTACTGGGGTAAAAAATTTAGCATAAATATGCTGCGGAATTTATCGGGGGTCGGTCGTGCTGGAGCCTCTCTGAAAAGCCTAGCTACAGCCGCAGAAAGTTTAGGATTCCAAGCTAGACCAGTGCGGGCAAGTTTTAACCGTTTAGTCGATGAAAAACATCCTTGGCTTGCACATTGGCAGGGGGATCATTATGTAGTTGTCTACCGAGTCAAGAGCAATCAAGTAATAGTTTCCGACCCGGCTGTTGGACGACGCAAACTTAGCCATCAGGAGTTTCAAGACAGCTGGACTGGATATGCACTACTACTAACACCAACACCTTTATTAGAGAAAGTACCTGCTTCCAAACCTTCTCTAGGGCGATTTTGGGGCGCATTTTTGCCCTATCGCTCAATGTTAGTGCCAATCATCGCCGCCTCTTTAGTGCTGCAAGTTTTTGGTTTGGTGACTCCGCTGTTTACGCAGATTATTCTTGACCAGGTGGTGGTACAAAAAAGCTTAAGCACCTTACATGTGTTTGTCATCGGTTCGCTGTTATTTAGCCTTTGGCGCATCGGCTTGGTCAGCATTCGTCAATACATGCTGGACTATTTTTCTAACCGTGTAGACTTGACTCTGATTAGTGGCTTTATCACCCATGCGTTGAATTTACCCCTAGAGTTTTTTGCTACGCGCCATGTCGGTGACATCATCACCCGCGTGCAAGAAAATCAGAAAATCCAGTTGTTTCTCACCCGTCAAGCCGTGGGTGCTTGGTTAGATGCTCTGATGGCAATTGTCTATGTCGGGCTAATGTTCTATTACAACTGGCAGTTAAGCTTATTAGTCTTGGCATTACTACCACCGATTATCCTGTTAACTGTGTTTGCTAGCCCGATTTTACGCCAAGTTTCGCGGGAAATCTTTAATGAAGCTGCCAAACAAAACTCCTCTTTAGTGGAGATGCTCACCGGAATTGCTACCGTTAAGGCTGCAGCAGCAGAAAAAGAGTTGCGCTGGCTGTGGGAAGACCATTTGACAAGTACAGTTAACGCTCAATTTCGGGGTCAGAAATTGGCACTTGGCTTACAGGGAATTAGTGGGTTAATTAATACTTTGGGTAGTACAGCATTGTTGTGGTATTCATCGACATTGGTGATTCAAAACCAGCTGAGTATTGGTCAATTGGTGGCATTCAATATGCTCATTGGTAACGTTATCGGCCCAGTTTTATCGCTGGTTGGTCTTTGGGATGAATTGCAAGAAGTGATGGTTTCTGTGGAACGCCTGGATGACATCTTTAATGCTCAACCAGAAGAAACTCCCGAACAATCAATGCTAGTTCTGCCCAAGTTGCGGGGCGAGGTGGAGTTTGAAAATGTCACTTTTCGCTACAATCCAGATGATGAGCGGAATATCCTGCAAAATATTTCTTTTGTAACTCATCCTGGTCAAACGATCGCTATTGTCGGTCGTAGTGGTTCTGGCAAGAGTACTTTAGTCAGTCTACTACAAGGTTTATATCACCCTACCAAGGGCAGAATTTTGGTAGATGGGCATGATATTCGCCATGTTTCCCCGCAGTCTTTACGTCGTCAATTAGGGGTAGTGCCCCAAGAGTGTTTTCTGTTTTCTGGCACGATTTTAGAAAATATCACTCTTTATCGCCCAGAATACAGTTTAGAGGAGGTAATTGAAGTTGGGAAGTTGGCAGAAGCACATGCTTTTATCCAAAGTTTGCCGCTAGGATACAACACAAAAGTGGGTGAAAGGGGTTCGACTCTATCAGGGGGACAGCGACAAAGAATTGCGATCGCTCGTGCTATTTTAAGTAACCCCCGAATCATCATCCTCGATGAAGCCACCAGTTCTCTCGATACGGAATCAGAGCGGCGTTTTCAGCAGAATT